CGGCCGTGAGCGACGCGGCCGGTGGCGGACCGGTCGGCGACATCGAGGTGGCGGGGCCGGAGCGGTTCGGTCTCGACGAGTTCGTCCGCCGCGGTCTCACCTTCCGAGGCGACCCGCGCACGGTCGTCCGCGACGACGATGCCCCCTACTACGGCGCGAGGATCGAGGAGCGCACGCTCATCCCCGTCGACGGTGCGCGCATCTTCGAGACCCGCCTCGACGAGTGGCTCCCCCTCAACCCGCCTCGGACGTAGCAGCGCGAAGCGCCGCGATCCGGCGGGTCAGGAACCGGCGCTCGGGATCGGACGGCGCGAGTTCGAGTGCGCGCGTGTAGTGCGCGAGAGCCTCGGCCTCCTGCCCGCAGCGGCGGAGAAGGTCTGCGCGCGTCGCGTGGAACAGGTGGTATCCGCTGAGCCGGGCGTCGTCGATGCCGTCGAGCACGACGAGCCCGGCCTCAGGACCCCGTGCGAACCCGACCGCGACCGCACGGTTCAGTTCGATCACAGGAGACGGCGAGACGCGGGCGAGTCTCGCGTAGAGTTCCGCGATCCGTTCGAAGTCGGTCGACTCCGCCGACGGGGCGGTCGCGTGGTGCTTCGCGATCTCGGCCTGCAGGCGGTAGGGGCCGGCGACCCCGTCGAAGCGTCGTCGCGCCGACTCGGATGCCGCGAGCGTCGCAACACCGGCGCCGATCAGCGTGGCATCCCACCGTCGCCGATCCTGATCGTCCATGAGCACGAGCTCGCCGTGCGCATCGAGGCGTGCCGCTGCGCGCGAGTGCTGGAACTGCATGAGTGCGAGGAGCCCGAGGACTTCAGGCAGGAGCGGCGAGTCGGACATGAGCGACGCGACGAGCCGCGTGAGCCGGATCGCGTCATCGGCCAGCGAGACGCGTATGAGTTCGGCGCTGCCCGAGTACCCCTCCGTGAAGAGGAGGTACAGCACCGACAGGACGCCGTCGGTGCGTTCGGGGAGTCGTTCGGGACCGGGCACGCGGTAGGGGATCCCCGCCTCACGGATCCGAGCCCGGGCCCGAACGAGTCTCTTCTGCATCGCGGACTCCGCCACGAGGAATGCGCGTGCGATCTCGCTCACATCGAGGCCGACGACCGTTCGGAGCGTCAGCGCGACACGCGCCTCGAGGGAGAGCGCCGGGTGGCAGCACGTGAAGATCAATCGGAGCCGGTCGTCGTCGAAGACGCCGTCCGCCGGCTCCTCCCCGGGGGCACCGAGCGACCGTGCGCGCTCTTCCGCGAGGTCCACGATCACCTCGACGGCCGCCTTGCCGGCCGCCGTGCGCTCGGTCGCCCGTCGCCGCAGGGCATCCACGGCGGCATTGCGCGCCGCCGTCGTGAGCCACGCGGCCGGGTTGTCCGGGATGCCACGCCGCCGCCACGCCGTCAGGGCGTGGGCTACGGCATCCTGGAGCGCATCCTCGGCGAGCTCCCAATCCCCGGTTCGACGGATGAGCGTCGCGACGATACGGAGCCGTTCGTCGGCGACCGCCGAGGCGAGCACGTCGCTCACCTCGGTGGCCGTCGGCAGAACCGTCATCGAGTCACTCGAACGGCCAGACAGGCCGCACCTCGACACGCCCGAACCGAGCCATCGGGTGCTTCGAGGCGATGTCGACGGCCTCGTCGAGATCGGCGACGTCGATGAGGTCGAAGCCGGCGATCCACTCCTTCGTCTCGGTGAAGGGACCGTCGGTGAGGATCGTGCGGCCGTCACGCACGGTGACCGTCGTGGCATCCGTCGGCGGACGAAGTCGGTTGCCGACTCTCGCAGCGCCGCGGCTCTCGACATCGGCCGACCACTCCTCGATGTTGTCCTCCTCGGGCACGTACTCGGGCGCGGCAGGGTCGCTGACGATGAAAAGCAGATACTCCATGGGTGTCCTCCTCTGGAAACCGTTCTTGTCAGGACGACGGATGAGATGAGCCCGGGAGGACACTCACCCGTCGAATTTCTCCCAATTGCCCTCGGAGACCACAGACGCGACGCCGTCGACGATCGAGATCGCCGTCTGCTCGTCGATCGCGTACGCGGGGCCAGGCATCTGCTCAGCCCACCGGCGTGCCCGCTCGGTCGTGTTGCCCGTCCATCCGGGGTAGTCGAGGTGGGGGAAGATCGAGAAGTCCACGACTCCGAGCGTTTCGTCGGTGCCGTCGGGCTGCCAGTCGACGAACTCGCGGCCGATCCGCGGCGTCATGACCATGCTCCCCGCGCTGACACCGACCCACACGGTCTCGTCCAGCGTGGGGATGAGGTCGGCGAGGCCGGACTCCCGCATCCAGCGCGCGAGATAGACGGCTTCGCCCCCGTCGACCAGAAGCACGTCGGCCTCGCGAACCCACGGAACCCACCGCTCTTCGCCGATGCTCGGGAGCGCCGTCAGTTCGAGCAGCCCGATGGATTTCCAGCCCAGTTCCGTCAGTCCCGTCTGCCCCTCCCACCGGCCGGCCACCGTCTTCCATACCGTCTCGGGCGTGCACATGGGCTGACCCCACTGCGCCGTGACGATGAGGAGCGCGCGGCAGTCGGCGATCGGTTTGCCGAGAAGGTCGACGAGCGTGCGACGGATGCTGTCGTTCGTGATGCCGCCGGAGGTGAGGAGGAGCTTCATCGTGTGCCTTCGCGCGTCGGTGGACTGCCAGTAGGGGCGAAGCTAACAGAACCCACCGACGTCGTCGATGGCGGCGGTTGAGGTTCGGCGATGATGGACGAGATCCCCGCATCCTGTTCCGAGGAGGACGCATGAGCGACATCCGAGACCGCACCGACGAGGTCGTCATCTCCCCCGCCGCGCTCGCGGCGGCGCTCGGTAGCGAGGCGCCTCCCGTCGTGCTCGACGTCAGGTGGCGCCTCGACCGACCGGACCGGCGCAGCGATCACGCGAGCGGACACATTCCAGGCGCCGTATACGTCGACCTCGACCACGATCTCGCCGATCACGGTGCGCCTGCGACGGAGGGCCGTCATCCCCTTCCTTCGACCGCACACCTCCAAGCGGCGGCGCGATCGTGGGGGATCTCCGAGGGCGACGCGGTCGTCGTCGCCGACGACCTCAACGGCATGTCGGCGGCGCGGGCGTGGTGGCTGCTGCGTGCAGCGGGTCTCGCGGACGTGCGCATCCTCGACGGCGGCCTGAGCGCATGGCGCGCCGCCGGGCTCCCGCTCGAGGAGGGCAGCGTCGTCCCGGTCCCCGGCGATGTCGTGCTCACGTCGGGCGCGCTTCCCACGGTGGATCTCGACGAGGTCGCCGCCTTCGCGGCATCCGGCATGCTGATCGACGCCCGCGCGAGCGAACGCTACCGCGGTGACGTCGAACCCATCGATCCCCGCGCGGGCCACATCCCGGGTGCCGTCAATCGACCGACGACCCAGAACGTCGTCGCGGGTGCGGGATTCAAGCCCGCCGCGGAGCTTCGTGCGGAGTTCGAAGCGCTCGGCGTCCGGACAGATGTGCCGACGGCGGTGTACTGCGGATCGGGCGTCACCGCCGCACACCAGATCGCGGCGCTCACGATCGCCGGATTCGATGCGGCGCTGTTCCCCGGTTCGTGGAGCCAGTGGTCGAACCATCCGGATCGCCCCGTCGCCACGGGAGACTGACGCCGCGCGCACGCGGCCGATCGCGAACGCTCAGGATGCCAGCTTCCGC
This genomic stretch from Microbacterium sp. SLBN-146 harbors:
- a CDS encoding YciI family protein, which encodes MEYLLFIVSDPAAPEYVPEEDNIEEWSADVESRGAARVGNRLRPPTDATTVTVRDGRTILTDGPFTETKEWIAGFDLIDVADLDEAVDIASKHPMARFGRVEVRPVWPFE
- a CDS encoding sulfurtransferase; its protein translation is MSDIRDRTDEVVISPAALAAALGSEAPPVVLDVRWRLDRPDRRSDHASGHIPGAVYVDLDHDLADHGAPATEGRHPLPSTAHLQAAARSWGISEGDAVVVADDLNGMSAARAWWLLRAAGLADVRILDGGLSAWRAAGLPLEEGSVVPVPGDVVLTSGALPTVDLDEVAAFAASGMLIDARASERYRGDVEPIDPRAGHIPGAVNRPTTQNVVAGAGFKPAAELRAEFEALGVRTDVPTAVYCGSGVTAAHQIAALTIAGFDAALFPGSWSQWSNHPDRPVATGD
- a CDS encoding Type 1 glutamine amidotransferase-like domain-containing protein; this translates as MKLLLTSGGITNDSIRRTLVDLLGKPIADCRALLIVTAQWGQPMCTPETVWKTVAGRWEGQTGLTELGWKSIGLLELTALPSIGEERWVPWVREADVLLVDGGEAVYLARWMRESGLADLIPTLDETVWVGVSAGSMVMTPRIGREFVDWQPDGTDETLGVVDFSIFPHLDYPGWTGNTTERARRWAEQMPGPAYAIDEQTAISIVDGVASVVSEGNWEKFDG
- a CDS encoding RNA polymerase sigma factor, which gives rise to MTVLPTATEVSDVLASAVADERLRIVATLIRRTGDWELAEDALQDAVAHALTAWRRRGIPDNPAAWLTTAARNAAVDALRRRATERTAAGKAAVEVIVDLAEERARSLGAPGEEPADGVFDDDRLRLIFTCCHPALSLEARVALTLRTVVGLDVSEIARAFLVAESAMQKRLVRARARIREAGIPYRVPGPERLPERTDGVLSVLYLLFTEGYSGSAELIRVSLADDAIRLTRLVASLMSDSPLLPEVLGLLALMQFQHSRAAARLDAHGELVLMDDQDRRRWDATLIGAGVATLAASESARRRFDGVAGPYRLQAEIAKHHATAPSAESTDFERIAELYARLARVSPSPVIELNRAVAVGFARGPEAGLVVLDGIDDARLSGYHLFHATRADLLRRCGQEAEALAHYTRALELAPSDPERRFLTRRIAALRAATSEAG